The genomic region atacgaGATTGCCATACGtattgaacatttgtgcactacttggttcgaatctgattataagtgatatccgtgttaggacgtaattgactacttgcgacttgactgatctttctgtgattaactgccgagcaaaccaaggtgagttcacaccctctacaaagcatgggattccctgggttgggaacggggttaaggaacgtgggttcctcgtcctccttgggcaggacgtcagtggttcaggaatgtgattcctcgtccggatggacggataaacgtactagactaaaactctatcacgaagtccctcctttttgtatcgactaatcgccgggccaatggcgagcgggtcattagttagatagcgctatttaggtctgacaagcctcacaccgtgccgcagaggacgggcgtgaactaatggatctggggcacgtcaatgatgatagacattgatgttttcagggcacataaacatgactacagtcagcagtcgatatggtaacgagtctagtatgcacatggggtagcccccacggctggagagccggaTGAtgtacacatggggtagcccccacggccggagtgccggagtaactgggaacgaacatgtcacgtttttaaactatggggtaacccccacggcaggatgccagttaaagtaaactgttttcgaaacaactaaaacgaacgcccacccgtgaactcactcaactagttgttgactcgttactacatgctttgcaggaccataggtactcaactggagcttgcatggaggaggatcgttgtgggacagggattgctacatgctatgttaaacttgaaacttttggaacttatgttataactttaaaacttatgcttccgcttgcaacttaaacttgttgttttgaaacaccaatcatgatggttaaacttttataattacttatatgcttgttcagtatgattggtggctggatcctggtcagtcacgcctccaagcggtagtactccgcatgtgggattttgggggtgtgacactacctGTCATAAACATTAAACAAAATTCAAGATGAACAAAAGATCCATATCATAACATCAAAAAATATCCATAACAAAATATTAAAAACCATCGATACATAAGATCCACAAAATTTAATCCAAACAAAAAACATCCTTGACATAATATCCACAGAATCATCTAAAAAAACATCCATAACAATTATCCACATAATCATCTAAAAAACATCCATAACAATTTGTGCAACAAAACCCTATGCATAAAACATCCATAACATGGCACCCACAAAACCCTATCCGATCAATCCATACTTTGCTCCAGCATTCTTGACCCATAGCTCACAACTTTGCGGCTGAAGTCGTAACCACACTTTCCTAATATCAGCGCTTTCACCAAAAAGCAAAAGTGCTGTTTGATATTTCACATCTAACTCTCCCCATCCCATTGTCTCCAACTTCTCCatgcatgcatcaatatcattaGAAAGATTGTGTTTCTCTATCAATATCTTTGCCACCTTAGTAATGCAGTCCCCAACTTCATCTATTGTTGCCTTATCTTTTCGTTTCTCCCTTTTTTTAGACCGACCGGATGCCTCCTCAGTAGCACCTTGAGTTGGGGGTTCCATTTGACCACACTCGACATCCTCAATACCATTTAAATTGTGGTCAAAAACTTCCTCAGAAGGATGAGGAAGTGTAGAAGATGGCCCCCAGCTGTCAAAGCCGTTCGAAGTAGATCCCTCAAACAGTTGAACACAAAGCTCGGGGAAAGAAAGTGGCGCGCTTCTCAAAGCTTCTACATATTTGTTTGACTGTGtagaaaaataatataaaatagtATAAGATAATTGAAATGTAATAATAACTATTATTTAGAAAAACTAAATACCTTTATCTCTAGTTGCCATTCTTCTTCTGACAAGTTAAAGGTGTTTGTTACAGGATTATAAACGTTGCCGGTTTTGTTCTTAAGCTTTGACCAAGCAGCAAATTTTGATTTTAGATAATCATAGCGGTTCTTCATTTGTTTTTGATCCGCTATGAAATTGTGTTCAGTTTTCAACTTTTCCGCCACATTCTTCCATGAGCTTTGTTTAAGGCTGCTTCCTTCACGGCCATGGAGTGTTACTTCTACAATACATGCTTCAAGAAATGTTTTGTCAACACTCTCTTGCTTCCAACTAATCCTACCCTTTCTTTGTGCCATTTCTTTGAACatttcaaaacaaaataaaagcaAAATTCAATCAAATCGAACATCAAGAACCATACAAGCCCATCAAAAACTAAAAGAGGTTTGGCATTTAATGATCAAATATTTATGATGTTTGTCTTCCTAATGTTTGTCATCAAATATTAATAAAACTATCAGATCTTTAAAAGGCATATTGGAAATATTAATGAAACTCATGGGACGTTGACTGTTTGTATAGTTTAGGGATAACTTATATTTGAATTGCATGCCTAAAAGTACATATTAGTTATATCAAGTCCACCATGTATTGTTGACCAAATTCTTGCCAAAAAGACAACATACACTCCCCACCCAGTTGTCTGATAGTTTcattaatataatatatattgaAACTATCAGATCTTTTAAAGGCATATTGCATTTTGATGAAATAAGCTACTGTAACCAATTTGAAAACATACACTCCCCACCCAATGGTCCTCAATTTAAACAAATGCAAGTGATAGCATTGATGAGCCgggctttggctcgtttaagcgatgttgaagtgagctcgagccgagattttagctcgtttaaggttgttctcaaaataatTTGAGCCGAGTCGAGTCGAGCTCAAGCTTTGGGTTTTaatcgcgagccgagctcgaactcaaagaagtaggctcgaaccgagccgagctcgagatcgagcttcataaaaacctaacgagccgagctcaagcctggtcgagctcgggctcggcccggctcgtttacacccctaggtAGGTACAATAATCTCATTAACAACAACAGAAAAGTTATGCCAAAAAGTGAGTATCTTGTTAAAGAATCAACCAATAAAAATGTCCATCAATCTT from Helianthus annuus cultivar XRQ/B chromosome 10, HanXRQr2.0-SUNRISE, whole genome shotgun sequence harbors:
- the LOC110882317 gene encoding L10-interacting MYB domain-containing protein-like, with translation MAQRKGRISWKQESVDKTFLEACIVEVTLHGREGSSLKQSSWKNVAEKLKTEHNFIADQKQMKNRYDYLKSKFAAWSKLKNKTGNVYNPVTNTFNLSEEEWQLEIKSNKYVEALRSAPLSFPELCVQLFEGSTSNGFDSWGPSSTLPHPSEEVFDHNLNGIEDVECGQMEPPTQGATEEASGRSKKREKRKDKATIDEVGDCITKVAKILIEKHNLSNDIDACMEKLETMGWGELDVKYQTALLLFGESADIRKVWLRLQPQSCELWVKNAGAKYGLIG